Proteins from one Triticum aestivum cultivar Chinese Spring chromosome 7A, IWGSC CS RefSeq v2.1, whole genome shotgun sequence genomic window:
- the LOC123154220 gene encoding protein RGF1 INDUCIBLE TRANSCRIPTION FACTOR 1: MMMRRVAPPSSEDDSSGSGVPGWLEALLGTRFFLACAAHPGSPRNECNMFCIDCRATPAAFCYYCRSHRHASHRVIQIRRSSYHDVVRVTEVEDVLDIAGVQTYVINSARVLFLNERPQPRGAGAAAGKAAASPYNCEICGRALLDPFRFCSLGCKLVDTKTHGHGHGHGATVVGKVDGGGGSGSEAEAGGSKNGARPQGRRRKGTPHRAPFGS; encoded by the exons ATGATGATGCGGCGGGTGGCGCCGCCCTCGTCGGAGGACGACAGCTCGGGATCCGGCGTGCCCGGCTGGCTGGAGGCGCTCCTGGGCACCCGCTTCTTCCTGGCCTGCGCGGCGCACCCGGGCTCCCCGCGCAATGAGTGCAACATGTTCTGCATCGACTGCCGCGCCACGCCCGCTGCATTCTGCTACTACTGCCGCTCCCACCGCCACGCGTCGCACCGGGTCATCCAG ATACGGCGGTCGTCCTACCACGACGTGGTGCGCGTCACCGAGGTGGAGGACGTCCTCGACATCGCCGGCGTCCAGACCTACGTCATCAACAGCGCCAGGGTCCTCTTCCTCAACGAGCGGCCCCAGCCgcgcggcgccggcgccgccgcggggaAGGCCGCCGCGTCTCCCTACAACTGCGAGATCTGCGGCCGCGCGCTGCTCGACCCCTTCCGCTTCTGCTCCCTCGGATGCAAG TTGGTGGACACCAAGACGCACGGGCACGGACACGGGCACGGGGCCACCGTCGTCGGCaaagtcgacggcggcggcggcagcggcagcgaggCCGAGGCCGGCGGCAGCAAGAACGGCGCGCGGCCCCAAGGTCGGCGGCGGAAGGGGACACCCCACCGGGCGCCGTTCGGTTCGTGA